Genomic DNA from Candidozyma auris chromosome 1, complete sequence:
AGTTAGCGTATGAGAAAATCCCGTTCACATTGATCTGTGACAACATGGTTACATCCCTTATATCCTCTTTGAATAAAAATAGGAGCATCAAGGACTCTTCAGCACCTGTGAAGTTCATCATTGTCGGTGCAGACCGTGTGGTCAAAAACGGAGACTCTGCTAACAAGATCGGTACCTACCAGTTGGCTGCAATTGCCAACTATTTCAACTCCAGTGTGTTTTCTGAGGAAAGTCAAAAGATTAGTTTTATCGTGGCTGCTCCCACAACAACAATCGATTACAAATCTGCATCTGGTGACAATATTGTGATCGAGGAAAGACCCTCGCGTGAACTCACTACTTTAGAGGGACCCCTCTTTGATAAAGACGGCAACGTTGGCGAAAAAAAGGTAGTCGGCATTGCTCCACCAGGAATCCAGGTATGGAATCCAGCTTTTGATGTGACACCTCACGAGCTCATTGACGCTATAGTTACCGAAAAGTACCCGGTGTACCAGAAAAATGATGGCGAATTCTTGCTCTAGcgtattttgcagccacctcAATGAATTTCGAATTCGGCCAGGTTGACAGGGCGACCCTGCGCCATCTAGAGTTCTATATACTTATTCCGAATCATAATTGTAACAGAAAATTGAAATTTAGGTTGACGTGTTATTGTGTCAGTGTCCTTCCAAAATCGAAGTGGTACGGGACCAATTCGTGCTCCCGCGGTGCAccgatttttttttttttttccaatgGCGCTCTGCTTATACACGTCGACTCTAACTTCTACgcatttcttcatctttatCAGCTCGTGCTTGTCATGTCGGACGTTGTTTCTAACCCGACTATCCAGGAAGCTCAGCTTCTAGTACCGAAGCTGTTAATAGCTAGGCCTTACGTCTGGCCCTTTGCAATCATTTATCCAATTTTTGCTCAGATTTATCTTAACTACTATGATCAGTATATCGGTGGTTCGGAGTGGACTTTTGTTTACTTGATTGCTATCTGTTCCTTGAACGCCTTGTTCTGGCTTATGCCTCACTGGAATATTGATGTTGAGGCTCGCTTCAACTACGTTCCTGTAAAGACTATTGAGGAAGCATCTCACATCAAGATCACTCCAACGGTGAATAGTGGTGTGGGCGAAATATGTCTTATCAAAAGAGAGGTTTTCGCTGATGGTGAGAAACAGATTTCATTCTTGTACCAGAAGAGACGTCACTTATTTCATGAAAAGACGGGTAGGTTTTCTCCTCCAGAGTTCAAGATTGACGAGTTGCCCAAGTTGGAGTACTTCCAGTCCTCGAAGGGGTTGCAAGGcgatttggagaaggttCAACGTACCTACGGTAAGAACAAGTTTGATATTCCTGTGCCAACGTTCTGGGAGTTGTTTAAGGAGCATGCTGTGGCTCCCTTTTTCGTCTTCCAATTATTCAGTGTCGCTTTGTGGTTGATGGATGAGCAATGGTATTactccttgttctctttaTTTATGTTGGTCTCTTTTGAGATGACTACTGTGTTTCAGAGAAGGACTACGATGAATGAGTTTCAAAGCATGGGTATCAAGCCTTACAGCATCCATGTCTACAGAAACTCGGAATGGATTGAGTTGCAGACTGATGAATTGCTCCCGGGTGATATTGTCTCTGTTACAAGAACAAGTGAGGACAGTGCTATTCCATGTGATTTGTTATTACTTGATGGTTCTGCCATTGTAAATGAGGCAATGTTGTCTGGTGAGTCTACCCCATTGTTGAAGGAATCTATCAAGTTGAGACCAGGTGAAGAATTTTTCCAGCCAGAAGGTTTGGATAAAAACAGTTTGCTCCATGGTGGTACTATGGCTTTGCAAGTTACCAAGCCTGAGAACCCTATTATTCCTAATGCTCCTGATAATGGTGCGTTGGCCTACGTTTGCAAGACTGGTTTTGAGACTTCTCAAGGCTCTTTggtgaggatgatgattttctccagTGAAAGAGTGTCTGTGGGTAACAAAGAGGCTTTCATGTTCATCTTGTTTTTGTTAATCTTCGCTATTGCTGCTTCTTGGTACGTATGGGTCGAGGGCAGCAGAATGGGTAGAATCCAATCGAAGTTGATATTGGATTGTATTATCGTCATCACGTCGGTGGTTCCTCCTGAACTACCAATGGAATTGACAATGGCTGTGAACTCTTCACTTTCAAGTTTGCAAAAGCATTTCATCTATTGCACTGAACCATTTAGAATTCCATTGGCTGGCAGAATTGACGTTTGTTGTTTTGACAAAACAGGTACCTTGACTGCAGAAGATTTGGTATTCGAGGGTTTGGCTGGCTTTGACAAAAATGAACCACATAAACTCCGTActtgtgaagaagctccTACGTCTACCTCTTGGGTGTTGGGTTCCGCTCATGCTCTCGTTAAGTTGgatgatggtgatgttgtGGGTGATCCAATGGAGCAGGCCACATTGAAGGCTGCCAATTGGTCTGTCGGCTTCAAGGACTCCGTTGAAAGACCCACGGCTAAAGGGAAGGctgaaaaaatcaagatcttgCGTCGTTTCCAGTTTTCATCTGCCTTGAAGAGATCCGCTGCTATAGCCTCTATCAATTCCTTGCCAGGTAAAAATTTTGTTGCAGTTAAGGGTGCCCCAGAAACTATTCGTCACATGTTGGTTGATGCTCCTGAAGAATATGAAGAAATCTTTAAGTCTTTTACCAGAGCTGGATCCCGTGTTTTGGCTTTGGCATACAAAGAATTAGACACTAGTGTGAATGTTgtcaaaatcaaaagaaCTGATGTTGAATCTAAGTTGCACTTTGCTGGTTTCATAGTCTTTCATTGTCCTTTGAAACCTGATTCCATTGAAACgatcaagatgttgaaTGAATCATCACACCGTTCAGTCATGATCACAGGTGACAATCCTTTGACCGCATGTCATGTGGCAAAAGAAGTTGCCATTGTTGAAAAGGaggttttgattttggatttCCCTGAAGACCACCATGAGTTTTCTGAGTCTGACGTTTTGGTATGGAGGAATGTCGAAGAAACGAAACTCATTCCATTCAAAAGTGGTGATGCTATTGACCTCGgtctcttcaaaaagcatGACATCTGTCTTACGGGTCATGCCTTGACTCATCTCACCGAACATCCACAAATCTTAGATATTTTGAAGCGCACTTGGGTCTATGCTCGAGTTTCGCCTGCCCAAAAGGAGTTTATCTTAACTACCTTGAAAGATGCTGGTTATAACACCTTGATGTGTGGGGATGGTACAAACGATGTTGGTGCTTTAAAGCAAGCCCATATTGGTGTCGCATTGCTCAATGGTACAGAGGAAGGtatgaagaaaatggctgAAAACCGAAAGATTGCTAGTATGAAGGCAGTTTATGAAAAGCAGGCACAAATCATGGCCAACTGGAATCGACCACCTCCACCTGTGCCCGCTTTAATTGCTCACTTATATCCTCCTGGTCCTCTCAACCCCCATTATATCACTactttggaaaagagaGGTGTTGAGATCACCAAGGAAATCAGAGAAAAAGTTGCCCTTGCTCATCAGAGCAACACTCAGCCAATTGAATTTGTGAAGGATGAAAGCGGAAAAATTTCAGGCAGCAAAATGGCAGACAGCTTGTTGGCATCCATGAGCGGAATGgaagacgaggatgagGTGCCTACCTTGAAATTGGGTGATGCTTCCGTTGCTGCACCCTTCACGTCCAAATTGTCTAATGTGTCCACAGTTACGAACATCATTCGCCAGGGTCGCTGTGCTTTAGTCTCAACCATTCAGA
This window encodes:
- the SPF1 gene encoding ion-transporting P-type ATPase SPF1, whose protein sequence is MSDVVSNPTIQEAQLLVPKSLIARPYVWPFAIIYPIFAQIYLNYYDQYIGGSEWTFVYLIAICSLNALFWLMPHWNIDVEARFNYVPVKTIEEASHIKITPTVNSGVGEICLIKREVFADGEKQISFLYQKRRHLFHEKTGRFSPPEFKIDELPKLEYFQSSKGLQGDLEKVQRTYGKNKFDIPVPTFWELFKEHAVAPFFVFQLFSVALWLMDEQWYYSLFSLFMLVSFEMTTVFQRRTTMNEFQSMGIKPYSIHVYRNSEWIELQTDELLPGDIVSVTRTSEDSAIPCDLLLLDGSAIVNEAMLSGESTPLLKESIKLRPGEEFFQPEGLDKNSLLHGGTMALQVTKPENPIIPNAPDNGALAYVCKTGFETSQGSLVRMMIFSSERVSVGNKEAFMFILFLLIFAIAASWYVWVEGSRMGRIQSKLILDCIIVITSVVPPELPMELTMAVNSSLSSLQKHFIYCTEPFRIPLAGRIDVCCFDKTGTLTAEDLVFEGLAGFDKNEPHKLRTCEEAPTSTSWVLGSAHALVKLDDGDVVGDPMEQATLKAANWSVGFKDSVERPTAKGKAEKIKILRRFQFSSALKRSAAIASINSLPGKNFVAVKGAPETIRHMLVDAPEEYEEIFKSFTRAGSRVLALAYKELDTSVNVVKIKRTDVESKLHFAGFIVFHCPLKPDSIETIKMLNESSHRSVMITGDNPLTACHVAKEVAIVEKEVLILDFPEDHHEFSESDVLVWRNVEETKLIPFKSGDAIDLGLFKKHDICLTGHALTHLTEHPQILDILKRTWVYARVSPAQKEFILTTLKDAGYNTLMCGDGTNDVGALKQAHIGVALLNGTEEGMKKMAENRKIASMKAVYEKQAQIMANWNRPPPPVPALIAHLYPPGPLNPHYITTLEKRGVEITKEIREKVALAHQSNTQPIEFVKDESGKISGSKMADSLLASMSGMEDEDEVPTLKLGDASVAAPFTSKLSNVSTVTNIIRQGRCALVSTIQMYKILALNCLISAYSLSVLFLSGMKFGDAQSTISGVLLSVCFLSISRGRPLEKLSKERPQDGIFNIYIMGSILGQFAIHIITLIYITQEIYALEPRAPQVDLEKTFEPSLLNTGMFLLQLAQQVSTFAVNYVGLPFKESIKDNKGMWYGLLGVAALTLAGATEFMPELNETMQFVPMSDLFKMKLTGCILLDLGGTWLVEIVLKHFFMNSAAADICDRE